The genomic stretch ATGTGCAACAAAGATCCATGCTGGACTGGGATTTCAGTAACGGTATCCGTGCAAATGCACTTACCAGAACTTACGATCATATGGTTCCCTTTGAAGATGTAGTGTTCAGTCCCATCACTGGTTTTGATTCCACCAGCCGCAGATTTCTCTTTGACGCCCGGTTGTCGATTGCCGTCGATGCGGAAAATGGCTATAACTTTGATGTACCGCTCAGTCGCGATGCTTTTCTCCAAGAGATGGCAAACCGCGAGAGCAAGATAAAAGAGCTGGAAGTAAAACTGGCCGAAGCAGCTGACGAAGAAATGTCTGCAGAACTGGAGTATCTCAAGGGCGAGTATAGCTTCATTACAGAGCATCCCGCCTACATCGAAGCATCCGCTGCCGAGAGCGATAAAGCCTGGCGTAAGATCATGCTTTCTTGGCGCGACAAAGCGCAACGCTCCCACAAATACCGCCTGATAGCCACCGACACAAAATCCGCGTTCCAAATCTCGGACATCTATCTGGATGAAGCCGGCAATGAATGGTTCTACCCGGTGTCCCAATGGTTTGACAGCACCAAGACTCTTACTTTGTTCACAACCGTTTTACTCTTGATCCTGGTAGTATATGCCATCGTAATTACCAGACGGAAGGAAGTATTTATCCGCCCGATTGCCGGCTTGCAAGAGCTGGACAACGCCATCGGCCGAGCCACGGAGATGGGACGTCCCGTGATGTTTGTACCCGGATGGGGCACTTTGGGAGATGTGTGTACTATCGCCAGCCTGATGATCCTGGCGCAGGTGGCCAAAAAGACTGCCGAATACGATATCCGCCTGATCAATCCGCATTGCGACTACATGGTCTTGCCTTTGGCTCAGGAGATCGTCTCCACCTCATACAGCGAGATGGGGCGCCCGGATTCCTTCAACCAAAACGACATATTCTTTGTAAGCTACGATCAATTCCCCTTCTGTGCCGGTGTGAACGGTATCACAGTGCGTGAAAAGGTAGCAACCATATTCTATATGGGCTTCTTCAATGCTGAAGCGCTGCTGCTTACTGAAACAGGAAACCAGACAGGTGCCATTCAGATAGCCGCAACTGACGCCGTTACCCAGATTCCCTTCTTCATCACCACTTGCGATTACACTCTGATTGGTGAAGAATTCTATGCAGCCAGTGCCTATCTTTCCCGTAACCACGACATGGTGAGCATGTTGAAGGCTCAGGACTACTTCAAGCTGTTCATCATCCTGGGTATTATTGTGGGCACTGTGCTTTCCACCCTCAATATCAGCGGTTTCATACATATGTTCCCGCTTGAGTAAGGAGGATTATTATGGTGAAGATACCTACTTCCACTCTAAAGCGCTTGCCCCAGTATCTGGAAGTGTTGAAACGCTTGAAAAAAGCCGGACTGAAGGAAGTATCTGCCACGAAGATATCCGTCTTTGCAGACATCCATCAGACCTTGGTACGCAAAGATGTCTCCTTCACAAACATCAGTGCCAGCAAGACCGGGTATCAGATCGGTCCCTTGCAAAAAGCGATTGAGGATCTATTGAATTGGAGCGACACCTCCACCAGCTATTTGGTGGGTGTGGGGCATCTGGGCAGCGCACTCTTGGGATATCAAGAGTTTTCACAACGCGGACTCAGTATTGTCGCAGGCTTTGACAGCGATCCCGAGAAGATCGGCAAGAAAGTGCATGGAGTACCGGTGTATTCGGCTCTGGATTTCACAGCTATGGCCCAAAAGGATAAGATTCGCATCGGCATCATCACCGTGCCTCCGGATAGCGCGCAACTGATTGCCGACATCATGGTTCACAGCGGTATCAAGGCGATCTGGAACTTCACTCCGCACAAGATCATTGTTCCGCCGGATATCATTGTGGAATATGTGGATATGTTCTCATCGCTGGCAGTGCTTTCCCGTCGCCTGGCAGAACAACACTAACCAAATTCCTCAGGATGGAATTTGTTTCCTCCAGAAATCAAGCAGCATAGCCTGTTTGGGGCTATATTAGTACAGAATAAAGACAAATAGAGGTATTAAAAACATGGCTCTGGATTATCAACAAATTATGGATAAAGTCAGCGCTCCTAAAGCTGAGTGTATTGCGCTGATCGAGAAGTTACGCTTAGTCAGCATCCCCGCTGATGCCCCCTTGGCAGAGTTCTTTACTTACTATCGCCATATTGCCCTGAGATCCTGGGATGTTGTAAGTATGCTTGACCGGGATCCGCATTTGAAAAAGACTCCTCTGAAAGAACTGGAAGCCTTAAACAGAGATTTGTATGACAGCTTTGAGCCGGGAAGCGGGTACGACAATTCGATTCTGAATCCGGATTATGCACACAAGCTTTATGGAGCACAGATTGGCCCCTTCCTCAGCGCCATCTTCTCCTCCGCCTGGACTATCCGTCGCAACGGCATTGATGGTGATTATGTAAGCATCCGCTGCTGCCTGAATCTGTTCTTTTCCTTGCTGGAAGCTCCGGATAAAAGCAATTATGATGCCCTGTTGAGCATCTATAAACAAGAGCTCATGAAAGATCATGAACTAAAGATTCAAGCTTCGTACGTGCGCCGTTTTTCACCTCAAAACGACTATTTCTACAATGTAGTACATGATGCTGATCTCGACGATATTCGTTACATGTACCGCTATTGTGCGTACCTTAGTAAGTACGACATGGAGATGGCGGAATTCATCGCTGCCTATCCGCCCCAAGAACTGGCTGCTATTGCCAGATTTATGGTAAAGAGCTGGGTGGATGGCTTCGTACGTGCCAAGAAGGATTACAAAAAGAAGCAATACGCAAACCTGATGATCCCCATAGGGATGGAAGCTCTGGGACGCCTGATCATCGACGAATTGGAAGCAATTGGCATCAGCGCTTTGGTACCCCAGCTACAAGGTACCGGTTTGAATCGGCAATATTCTTACGATCATCGCTACGATTCCGCGTTATTACTGGATCGGGATTATGTGGAGAAGTCGCTTACTATCGCCAAAAACACCATGGAAGAGATGAAAGACATCATCGCCCAGCAAGCTGGTCCCATATACGTGGAACTCTTTGGTGAGACTCCCTTCAGTCCTGTGAATAAAAGCACCACTTTAAAGCTGAGTGATGAGCAACAGCAGCTAATGCGTGAGTATCAGGCTCGTAGCGGGCAACTCTATTATTCATATTACAAAAGGGATGAAGCCAGTTTTTCCATTATCGCCTTCCCTTCCACCGAGATCGGCGACAAATTCCCGGAGATCTTCGCCGATACCCTGCGCATCAACCTGCTGGACAGCAAGCATTATGCCAGAATCCAACAGAAGATCATCGATGTGCTGGATACTGCCCAATACGTTCATGTAAAGGGCAGGGGCAACAACCGCACCGATATCAAAGTGCAGATGCACCCTCTGAAAGATCCCTCCCGGGAGACCCTCTTTGAAAACTGCGTGGCAGACGTCAATATCCCTGTGGGTGAAGTGTTTACTTCTCCTGTTTTGAAGGGCACATCTGGTGTGTTGCACGTGGAAGATATCTACCTGGGCAATCTTCGCTATTTCAACCTGGAGATCAGCTTTGAGGACGGCTGGGTAAAGGACTATTTCTGCACAAATTACGATGACCCCGAAGAAGCAAGGAAATATGTGTATGAAAACCTGCTTTTGCCTCATAAAACCCTGCCCATCGGCGAATTTGCCATTGGCACCAATACCGCGGCCTATCAGATGGCCAAAAAGTATGACATCATGGCTCTCTTGCCCATCCTGATCATAGAAAAGATGGGTCCGCACTTTGCCATCGGAGATACCTGCTTCAGTCATGAAGAGGATTCCCCGCATCCCAGTTTTGTAAATGGCAAGGAAATGATCGCAGTGGATAACGAACAATCTGCCAAACGTAGGGATGACCCCGTAAACGCTTATCTGATGCATCATACAGATATCACTCTGCCCTACGAGATGCTGGGCTTTATCTGCGCAGTGAAAGCCGACGGCAGCAGCACGGATATTATACGGGACGGCCGCTTCGTAGTGCCTGGAACCGAGGAATTGAATATCCCGCTTGCCGAGATGGAATAGGGATTTATCCCTTACACCATCTATTTTGATAGATGGGTATCCCCCAGCCACAGCTCCACCGCCAAGCTGGTGTTGATAAAGTGAGGAAGAAGCAATGAAAAGAATTGTTTGTATCCTCACAGCCCTCTTAACACTTAGTCTTCTTGCTGCAGCCCCGGTGGTCTCGAACGTTGTGGCAGCCCAATCGGGAGATGTGATATTGATCAGTTATCGCCTTTCTCATCCGGACAATCTTCCCTGTGAAATCCAACTTCTGGTGTCAAACGATGGCGGAGCCAGCTATGCGATAATCCCCGAATCCCTCAGTGGAGATTTTGGTACTGTAGCGGCGACCAGCGACGGCGCTCAATATCGGATTTTATGGAATTACGTGCAGGATGAAATGATAGACGGTGATAGTTACCGCGTAAAAGTGATCGCTAATGATGAAGCGGGTGAAGTAGCAGAACCTGTCTTCGTTCCTGCCGGTGGAACATACGACGATGAGGTCAGTGTAACTATTGTCTGCACAACAGATGATGCCACGATTTATTATACAATAGATGCCAGATAAATCCTTGGGGATATCCCAATAATTTTGGTTTACGTGTTTGTCGTAATGCCAATTAGAATCATAATTGCTAAGTGAAAGAGTCTTTGCAATTGTAAAGATGAAGCATGGTTTCCTCCGTTCTCTTCGGTACAGTAAGGGGGCGGAAGAACTTTGTATATTGTGCCGGTCGGTGATTTTCAGACATCCATACATGGATTTACTTTATGCGGTTGGCACAAAGCACTTTATTCTCACTCTCACTGTAACCACTTTGTTTCAAGCTGTGCCGAAGGAGATATCATCGGGTCATCATCGAGTGAGCACTGCTTTATAACGCCTTGATATCCGGTTCAAACCTGCTTTATCAAGAGAGTATGAATTGGACTTCCAGTAAGCCGAATGACATCATAATGCTGCCATCCCACTAAAAAAAGATATGATTAAACTTTGTCCAAATCAAAAGCTTGACATATAAAGCAGTTGCTATGGAATGCAATCTGCTTAGAATTAACCTTTATTACGCAGATGTTTTTATGGAGGTATAGATGCGCCTTAAATGCAGAGCGCTCCTGATATTCATCCTATTGATGAGTGTATCGATCGTGGCACAAACGGTTACCTTTAGTATATCGGAGAACATCCTGAAACCGGGAGACAAGGGGTTCATCCGGGCAAAACTGGATATTCCCGCAGACCGCAAGCAAAGTGTGGATCCCAAAGACAATCCTTACCTTTTCCTGGAAGCTCAGCATCCGGATCTGGAGATTGGGGAAATGATCCTGCCCAAACCCACCAAGGTAGTATCTGCCACAGAATGGAAATATTATCCGCAGGTTACGCTCAGCTTGCCATTCACCGTGAAGCCCGCTGCCACACCGGGAGTAAAAACCCTGAAAGCTCTGATGAGCTACAATCTCTGTTACGATAGTGGCATGTGTGATCCTCCGGAAGAGCAGGAAGGCAATATACGCTTTGAGATAGTTCAGCCGATCACTCCGGACATGATCGAAGAGGGCCCGATCTCCGTAACTCAGATGGCCGGCACCACGCCTGAACAGGATGCTGCTGAAGCGGGTAAAAACGAAGATCACGCTGTTCAAAGCATGGATGATGCATCTGCAGCAGATGGTTCCCCCACTCAGGATAACCTTCCCGAAGCAGGGATTGCCTGGCAAGAAGTGCTGAAATATCTCCTCTTTGCATTCCTGGGAGGCTTGATTTTGAATATTACGCCTTGTGTATTGCCAATTCTGCCTATCCGCATCATGGCGATCGTGAATCAGGCGCAAAAGGACAGATCAAAAGTGTTCAAACATGTGATGGTATATACTGTGGGAGTGCTGATCTCATTTGCCATCCTTGCTGCTATTTTCATCGGTATTCAGGCTGCAGGGCAATCTGCCGGCTGGGGCACACAAAACCAGAATCCTTATTTCCAGGTTGCGCTGATGGCGATCGTCTTTGTGTTTGCACTATCACTATTGGGAGTCTTTGAGATCACTGCACCGGGTATGAATGCGGCAAATAAAGCTACTTCCAGGGGAGGCTATGGTGGCAGTTTCTTTGGCGGGATCTTTGCCTTTTTGATGGCGATATCCTGCACAGGCCCCTTCCTGGGTGCGGCGCTGCCTTTTGCCATGAAGCTTCCTCCTACGCTGATCATGGTGTTTTTCCTGATGATAGGTTTGGGCTTTGCCTTTCCCTTTATCCTGATCGGGATGTTCCCCAAAGCACTGAAGATAATACCAAAACCTGGGGATTGGATGGTGCTGTTCAAAGAACTGATGGGCTTTGTGCTGTTGTGGCTGGTATATACTATGCTCAAGACCACTCTCGCTCTCACCAGCGGTGCGTATCTGGTTAATGTGGTGCTATACCTGCTTATTGTTGGCTTTGCCGTGTGGTTATACGGCAAATTTGTACGCTTTGAATACAGCCGCGCCACGCAATGGATTTTCAGCATTCTGGCGCTGGTAATCATTGTGGCAGCTTCGTGGTATTTTCTGCCCATCAAGGAAGAGCATCTGGCGGTAGAAACTGTGGCTCCTGTCGGCGACGAAAAGCTGCAATCGCCACATGCCCCGGAAGGCTGGTATGTCTTTAGTCCCGAATTGCAGGCAAAATTGCTTGCAGAAGGCAAGACAGTGTTTCTGGATATTGGTGCAGAGTGGTGTAAAAATTGCAAAACAAATGAGAAGACAGTGCTTTTCACCGAAGACATGATGCAAGATTTTGCCGCTAACAAGGTAGTACTACTAAAAGGCGATTTTACCAAAAAAGATCCTGTGCTATTGGAGTGGATTACCGGTCACGACCGTTTGGGAGTTCCCTTCAACGCACTATATATTCCGGGTCAGGAACCAATTGTGTTCCCGGAATTGGTAAGTAAAAACATGATTCGGGAAGCCCTGAAGAAAGTACCGAATTGAGGAACAAAAAATGAAACTGAAGATAGCGATAATAAGCCTCTTTGCCCTGTTGTTTCTGCTAAGCGCTTGCGACAGATATGAGCACAATTTCAGCAAATTACCTACTGGTGACGTCGATGATTTGGAAGAATTTGTGCAATCTATCGACTACAGATTTGCCATGCTGAACAGCGACAACTTCTCCCTCGTGGAAGCTCTGTATGCTGAAGACTATATTCACAACGGTGTAAGCAAGGGTGAGCGTCTGGCGTGGATTGAAAGTTTCTTGGATGTACCCGGCGTAAGCTTTGAGGTATCCGATGTGGAGCTGAATAGTATAACTTATGAAATTGGCCTGGTAAATTGGCGCTTGAAGATTTTAACACAGGATACCAGAACTGTCCTGGCCGATAGCCTGTTCGTTGGTGACCAGGCTAAGTACGAAGATGGGATATATTTATTGTATGGCAACAGGGTTTGCATCCAGGATAATCCCAAACAGCTGGTAATAGCCGAATACTTCACCTTTGATAGTTGTCCAAATTGCCCTGTTGCCGAGGCAAAACTAAGCATGATGCAACAGACCCACCCCAATTTTATCTATCTGGAACATCACATTACCAATGCCTTACTGGTGCCAGATAACGATACACCCAGCTACTACAGTGCCTATAGTGCCCCTACTGCGGTATTTCAGGGTATGAGTAAAGTGGTGGGCAGCGCAGCAGAGCAATTGCAACTCTATGATAATTTAGTGAATAACTTGGTTAATGAAGATCAGAGCATAGAGTATGAACTGCAAGACATCAGCTACGATAGTAATGAAATCAGAGCCAAGGTTATATTGACTGCTTCCCCGGAAATGGATATTAATGATATGTATCTGAATTACGTAATCATCACCGATGAAGTGAGTCAGACCAACGTGAACGGCGATCCTTTGCACAATGTGGTCCGCGCCGTGGGAAGAAGTCCCTTGACCGCATGGGATATGCAACATGGAGTGTCAATCAGTTTGGGTACTTCAGACCCTATGCCTTCCAATTATAAACTGGTGGTATTTGCGCAATATCGCCCCCAAGTATTTATTAATGAATCACGCATTTATGGCGGGATTGTCCACACTGTATCTTCAAAATGAAGGAGAAGAAAATGAGAAAGATATTGACCCTTTTAGCCATGTTAATCATTATTATGCCGGTATTTGCGGGAAAGATGCCGGATTTTAAGCTTTCGGATATGAGTGGTAAAGACATCAGCTTGGAATCGCTGTTGGGCAGAGGCCCCGTAATCATAGATTTCTGGGCAGACTATTGCAAACCCTGCAAAGAAGCGATGCCTGCACTAAATACGCTTGCCGAGAAATATGAGGACATCACTGTGGTGATGATCTCCATCGACGCACCCAAAGCTCAGGCCAGGGCAAAAAGCTATCTGAAAAGCAAAAACTTCAAGTTTGTTACTCTTTTCGATCCGGACAAAAAGCTGGCCAAACAGATGAATGTGGTAAATCCTCCGCACAGCTTTATGCTGGATAACACCGGCGAGATAGTCTACTCTCATGTGGGTTTTGAAGCAGGTACAGAAAAGGTCTATGAGGGACACATCAGAAACATGCTGGGCTTGAAGGACGAGGCTGAGCATGGTCAGCACAAGCATGGTGAAGATGGAGAACATAAGCATGGAGAGAATGGAGAGCACTGCGGAAATTGCGGAAATCACGCAGCAGAGGAAAAATAGATGAAGTGGAAGCTTGTAATCATACTTGTCTCCATGATGCTACCGCTGTTGGCACAAAACACCTTGCAGATAAACGGCATCAATGAAGCGGAATTTGTATATCGCACAGCGGAAGACTCTCTGAACGCATACTTCTCCGATGAGTTTGGTTTCAACCTGGCCTATCGTGATTTCAACTTTGGTATGAAGTTCATCAGCGATCTGCCCAAGTATTCCAATGAACAAACCCAATTGATGGACGAGATCGATCCCAATCGCCTTAGTGTGGAATGGGAAGAACTATATGCGGGCTTTTCCCGTGAGAATTTCAGCATCCATGTGGGCACAACCGAAGAGACTTTTGGCAATGGTATTGTGTTTCGCAGTTTCAAAGACCTGGAGTTCGATGAGGATCACCGTTTACAGAGCTTTTTGATGCGTTATGACGGCGCTTTGAAGCTGAAGGGTATCTATGGTGCCATAGACAGTGAAACTAACGCCAGCCGCTATGATATTGCTTATGGTGCTGATGCTGAATATCCCCTCTTCGCGGGGCTTCGTCTGGGTGCCTCAGCAATGGCGTTTCGTAATCTGAACCCTATGAACACATACAGTTACCAGGATGTATTCGGCGGTAGAATGCATTATTCAACAAGCTCTTTGGAAGGATTTGGCGAATATGCATTGAGCAAGCGCTATAAATCTGACTTGATTCAACAAGGTCATGCCGCTTATGCAAATGTGGATTACTATGTGAGTGACCTTCAGTTTGGTGCTGCATACAAGAACTACCTGGGTTTTGATTATCGGCAAAACGACATCCCCTTGGCAAACTATCATGGAGAAACACTTGCCGATGTATCGGCCAGCGGAATGGATGAAGAAGGCTGGCAGGCACGCGCAGCATACGCACTGTTTGACAACTATTATTTCAGTGCAGATTATGCAGAGGCTTGGGACAGGTCTGAAGATAGAAGGATGAACGACCTGTATGTGGCGCTGGACATGACTCTCGGCTCGGGCTCTTACCAGGTTGCATGGTCTCAGATCGAAAAGGTGGATGACGGCCTGAGTGCATGGCAAAAAGAGTATTATCCCACATTGGCTGGGGATATGCGCTTGTTTGGCCTGCCCGTTCATATAAAGGGAGAGTTCAAAGTGATGGAAAAGCGGAAAAATGAAAAAGAAACCGAGCATTACGAGCCTCAGATTCAGGCGGATTTTGCCCTGGACAAGCTGTCCGTATCGTTGGGATTACAGAGTTGGTGGGAAGAATTCGATACTGCTATAGACAGCAAATACAATCCCAATATCGAGCTGAAGTATCCGCTCTTCACACATAGTGACCTGGTAGTGTTTGCGGGTAAGGAACAAGGCGGAAAGGTTTGTCGCAATGGCGTTTGCAAGTTTGTAGCGCCGTTTGAAGGGATCAAAGCCGAACTTACTACCAGATTTTAGGAGAGAAGATGAAAAAAGCACTATTGTTGTTTGTAATAGCCGGAACTGCACTATTGAGCGCGCAGATGGCGCCATATTATCCCACTACCAGCATGGTGGAGAACTTCGGAGCCAGTTGGTGCGAGGCGTGTGAGTTTGCTCAACAGGGTTTGGATGTCATTGAAGCCGAAGTGAATCCCGGAGAGATAATAATCCCGCGCTTGCTTACCGAGAGCGGGCCATATAGCAATCCTGAGATAGCTGCCAGATTTCAGCACTATGAAGTATTGGGCTATCCTGCAGTTATCTTCAACGGAAAAATCCGGGTAAATGGATCGGATGAACCGGTGATGGATGGCAGCCTCTATCGAGAAGCGCTGAATCAATTCCGTTATCTGGGTTCACCCCTTAAAATGACGGTGGAAAGCTATGACCACAACTCTGGTAACTACTCTTTCAAGGTAATCATGGTGAACGATGAGATCGCTATAGCCGATGCTGAAGTGGTCTTTTACCTGGTGGAAGACAATCTGCCGGAAGATCTTACCCGGATTGTCCGTACGGTGCAAAGCCAACCAATCAGCATTGCCGGAGCGGGAAATTTTCAAGTCTTCAATTTCAGCATTGTACCCGATCCAGCTTGGAATCTGGCTAATGTGTGGGCTACGGCCTTTGTGCAGATGCCGCAGAATACCATCCTTCAAGCCGTAAGCACTCTACCGCAACCGGAGCATCAGATCCGGGTGGCAGTGCCCTTTGACCTGAAGTTGAGTTCGGAAGTAACGGGCGACTTCTTTTCACCATATTTCCATGTGTTCAACCTGGGTCCGGCGGCTACTTTGAACATCCATGTTGAGATTCTAAATGCGCCGGAAGATTGGTATATAAACTATTGTGACGAAGAGGGGGCTTGTCTGCCGGGATCCATGACTGTCCCGCACTCCGTTGACGAAAACGGGCACAAAACCTTTGATCTGAACATCCAGGCAAACAGCGAAGGCAGAGCTTTCTTTGACTTTGTAATAGAAACAACTGGAGCTGAGCCCTACCGCATACCTTTCGAATTGACAGTGGGAGAGGTGAGTGCGGATGATCCACTAGCGGTACCAAGCGCTATTACCGTGCAGAAAGCGTGGCCCAATCCCTTCTCGGATATACTTAGCTTTGATGTGTACAATGTGAAAGCGGGAAGCTCCTCAGGGATCAGCATCTACAATGCGCGCGGACAAAAAGTGAGCAGTCTGAAGCTGGACAACCTGCAAGAAGGATTGAACCAAGTGTCTTGGGATGCCGGGGACTTGCCTTCCGGGCTTTATTTCTACAAAACTGGAGCTGGAGCAAAGAGCGGGAAGATACTTAAAATCCGCTGATCATGGACGGAAACATACTATCTGCCTTTGGGCTGACTCTTTTGGCAGGTTTATCCACGGGGATCGGATCCCTGATGGCATTTACTTCCAAAAAGTTCAGCCCAAAGTTTCTCTCTGCAGCCCTGGGGCTCTCTGCGGGAGTGATGATCTATGTGAGTTTTGTGGAGATCTTTCCTAAGGCGCAAGAGTCTCTAGCAGCAGTCTATGGGGATAAAATGGCGCAATGGTATAGCATTATTGCCTTCTTTGCGGGGATGGGCATTATTGCCCTTATCGACTTTCTGGTGCCGTCCTACGAAAACCCCCATGAAATGAAGTACATGGACTGTGTGCAGAAGAAAGCTGCGATACCGGATGAGAAGAAGCTGATGCGGATGGGCCTGTTTTCAGCATTGGCGATAGGGATACACAATTTCCCCGAGGGACTTGCCACCTTTATGGCAGCAGTGAAAGATCCGGCTTTGGGCATCAGTATCACCATCGCAATCGCTATTCACAATATCCCGGAAGGAATAGCGGTATCCGTGCCGGTCTATTACTCCACCAAAAGCCGCAGGAAAGCCTTTTTCTATTCTTTCCTGTCGGGGCTTTCAGAGCCGGTGGGCGCTCTTATCGGCTTTCTATTGCTGAAGACCTTCATCACCGCTGCTGCCTTTGGTTTGGTCTTTGCTGCAGTGGCGGGGATCATGGTCTATATATCTTTGGATGAGCTTTTGCCCACCGCAGAGGAGTATGCCGAACACCATGTGGCGATCACGGGATTGATAGCCGGGATGCTGATCATGGCTGTGTCTTTAGCTTTATTCTAATTGTATTAGCACATGCCGATAGAATAATCGCGAATTAAACAAGGCGAAGAGGAGAAAAGAGAGGTCGGAACAAAATATCTTTACAATTGGCATCTTTTTGGCATATAATAAATATGAGTATTTGTCTTCAGTTTACATAATGCCAAAACACAAATGCTTTATATTGTGGTTATTCGCGTGATGTTCTTGTGTTTGAACACGTTAACATCAGTAGTAAGTCATTTATTTATTCAAGACAAGGAGATACGTTATGAACCTTAACAAGTTGTTGCTGATAGTCCTGATCTTGTCATTGGGAACTTTCAGCGGTCTTTTTGCCCAAGTGAACATAACCATTGGTGATGGCACTGGTTCCAATACCACAACAGGTGCTCCCACACCTTATGGCACATTCTACAAGAACTTCCATCAACAGTTTTTGTACAGGGTTTCAGAGATCGAAGACGCTGGAGGTGGAGCAGGCCCGATTAACTCCCTTGCTTTCAACGTTATTAATTTGAACAATTGTACGGCAATGCCGAACTTTTCCATCAAGATTAAAACCACTACGCAAACAGAGCTGACCACCACTTTCGAAGTAGGTGAATACACGGAAGTATTTTTCCAGAACGATTTTATGCCTGTTGCTGGTATGAATGTACACACTTTTAACACTCCCTTCCAATGGGATGGAGCTTCAAACATCATTGTTGATATCATTACTACCTTGATTCCAGGGAGTTATGCTCAGAATGCATCCGTTCAGTTAACTGAAACAGGATTTAATAGCTCCTTGCGTTATCAGAGCGATAGCATTGATGCCAGCACTTCAGCAACGGGTACTTTGAGCATGAATCGCTCGAACGTAACCTTCAATATGACAGCGGTTCAAGTAACAGATCCTCCGAATCCGGCAAACATGATTTCACCG from Candidatus Cloacimonadota bacterium encodes the following:
- a CDS encoding T9SS type A sorting domain-containing protein, giving the protein MKKALLLFVIAGTALLSAQMAPYYPTTSMVENFGASWCEACEFAQQGLDVIEAEVNPGEIIIPRLLTESGPYSNPEIAARFQHYEVLGYPAVIFNGKIRVNGSDEPVMDGSLYREALNQFRYLGSPLKMTVESYDHNSGNYSFKVIMVNDEIAIADAEVVFYLVEDNLPEDLTRIVRTVQSQPISIAGAGNFQVFNFSIVPDPAWNLANVWATAFVQMPQNTILQAVSTLPQPEHQIRVAVPFDLKLSSEVTGDFFSPYFHVFNLGPAATLNIHVEILNAPEDWYINYCDEEGACLPGSMTVPHSVDENGHKTFDLNIQANSEGRAFFDFVIETTGAEPYRIPFELTVGEVSADDPLAVPSAITVQKAWPNPFSDILSFDVYNVKAGSSSGISIYNARGQKVSSLKLDNLQEGLNQVSWDAGDLPSGLYFYKTGAGAKSGKILKIR
- the zupT gene encoding zinc transporter ZupT; protein product: MDGNILSAFGLTLLAGLSTGIGSLMAFTSKKFSPKFLSAALGLSAGVMIYVSFVEIFPKAQESLAAVYGDKMAQWYSIIAFFAGMGIIALIDFLVPSYENPHEMKYMDCVQKKAAIPDEKKLMRMGLFSALAIGIHNFPEGLATFMAAVKDPALGISITIAIAIHNIPEGIAVSVPVYYSTKSRRKAFFYSFLSGLSEPVGALIGFLLLKTFITAAAFGLVFAAVAGIMVYISLDELLPTAEEYAEHHVAITGLIAGMLIMAVSLALF